In one Betta splendens chromosome 14, fBetSpl5.4, whole genome shotgun sequence genomic region, the following are encoded:
- the nfrkb gene encoding nuclear factor related to kappa-B-binding protein isoform X1, with amino-acid sequence MDALSHMLSDPLDLKEENDGQITEECMLGDCRVTLPEDLLEDPDLFFSVMSKTTWSEVLSDSQRQHLRQFLPQFPENSVAEQDATISDLFNNRNFHFGNPLHLAQKLFRDGYFNPEVVKYRQLCAKSQKKRQLYSLQQYYHRLLKQILVSRKELLEFAVQNGLDFPPKRKLPSKSHAEMREPRVKRRLSRILKEIKTECGDSNPSSDDDDLSSWTPAPQSPSSPTPTVSLRVLPSLSTQDMKTTEKIELGEQDLKAMLQNHRERRKRQPDLPELMTSDILIGDVLSRANIGRKGTMPLFDLSLPKKRMREERRKKKMRTIKMESEDPCDAVAPTDASSAPTMSIINSLPDTPSTPLPHIKEEIVEEPQSSPSTIEEIAVSFFSLLESILRAETFASTSVIEEKVQMWQCSPASSLNVWFSSASCWSDLVLQALQFLAGETKDGMMALPSGFSPFVEFVEESQLWRWIGPTYDTEKDLSALFQLWLDSKDLFFKTENEEMTSPTPRISTDYVVRPSTGDERQVFQVQEQQRYNQPHKAFTFRMHGFESVVGPVKGVFDKEMSLNKAREHTLLRSDRPPYVTILSLVRDAAARLPNGEGTRAEICELLKDSQFLAPDVTSAQVNTVVSGALDRLHYEKDPCVKYDIGRKLWIYLHRNRSQEEFERIHQAQAAAAKARKALQQKPKPASKPKSGSKDGGSKIPGCLDPGQDVGSNPMSPTPTTLTPNTPGTPLSPLPCGAATPTKTGLPDTVKASPGVLLVSSPSLPQLGTILPTSQAAPPASQPVTSQHAARIVSHLAAGSIPQVRVVSAQAGLGSPAGSQPATLVHQTPHQIRMPVSVSAKGISQAVVSVPLRSQTGSSPVQVPTTLSMSTVTVAKPQTGSPGSPANNPASPTVLQGVTSPNIKQVSIPGQLGMKSPGGAGIPITATNLRIQGKDVLRLPPSSITTDAKGQTVLRITPDMMATLTKSPVATVKLTPEFLGSATAGNKSISATLHVTPPHPSASSASSAASTEVQTTKVETGPITSTLLKAAGDTAIRLMPTLAVTVADQKSRTFSTVTSPDKSGTTIRIMPGLGVIPQKHGQTIKMTTATGSKPLASSTCANVVTMAASVVAGTKGITVAPGASGSPLTLGTATATVRHVPPPVVTTQTGKLPTRITVPLSVLNQPLKSKSVVTTPIVKGSLNTNISNLGRNIILTTMPAGTKLIAGNKPVSFVTAQQFQQLQQQGQATQVRIQTVPAQQLQQHIATSSPKSVSTVVVTTAPSPKCLPDPPPPPQQ; translated from the exons ATGGACGCCCTCTCTCATATGCTGTCAGACCCTCTTGATCTTAAAGAAGAAAAcgatggtcagataacagaagAATGCATGTTGGGAGACTGTAGAGTAACCCTTCCAGAGGATCTACTTGAGGAC CCGGACCTTTTCTTCTCTGTAATGAGCAAAACTACCTGGAGTGAAGTACTGTCAGACTCCCAGAGGCAGCACCTTCGTCAGTTTTTGCCACAGTTTCCTGAGAATAGTGTTGCAGAACAAGACGCCACCATCAGTGATCTGTTCAACAACAGAAACTTTCACTTTGGAAACCCTCTTCATCTTGCTCAAAAACTTTTCAGAG ATGGCTACTTCAATCCTGAGGTGGTCAAGTACAGACAACTGTGTGCAAAATCCCAAAAAAAGCGACAGTTATACTCCCTTCAACAGTATTATCACAGACTATTAAAGCAGATCCTCGTTTCCAGAAAG GAGCTTTTGGAGTTTGCAGTTCAAAATGGCCTTGACTTTCCACCTAAAAGAAAGTTGCCAAGCAAGAGTCACGCTGAAATGCGGGAGCCAAGGGTGAAAAGACGGTTGAGCCGCATTTTAAAGGAGATAAAAACGGAGTGTGGAGACAGCAATCCCTCATCTGATGATGATG ACCTCTCTTCATGGACACCAGCACCGCAATCACCTTCTTCTCCGACACCCACTGTCTCACTCAGAGTTCTTCCCAGCCTCTCGACTCAGGACATGAAGACTACTG AGAAAATTGAACTTGGTGAACAGGACTTGAAAGCCATGCTGCAAAATCATCgtgagaggaggaagcggcAGCCT GACCTTCCAGAGTTGATGACCTCTGATATCCTTATTGGAGACGTATTGTCAAGAGCAAATATTGGTCGAAAGGGCACTATGC CACTCTTTGATCTGTCTCTGCCTAAGAAGAGgatgagagaagagagaaggaagaagaaaatgaGGACAATAAAGATGGAGTCTGAAGATCCCTGTGATGCTGTTGCGCCTACGGATGCTTCATCAGCTCCAACAATGAGCATCATTAACTCCTTGCCAGATACACCTTCTACTCCTTTACCCCACATCAAGGAAGA AATTGTGGAGGAGCCTCAGAGCAGCCCGTCTACAATTGAGGAAATAGCGGTCAGCTTTTTCAGCTTGTTGGAAAGCATTTTAAGAGCAGAAACCTTTGCCAGTACTTCTGTG ATAGAGGAGAAAGTTCAAATGTGGCAGTGTTCTCCTGCCAGCTCCCTCAACGTTTGGTTTTCATCAGCATCATGTTGGTCTGACTTGGTTCTTCAAGCTCTGCAGTTTCTTGCAGGAGAGACTAAAG ATGGCATGATGGCACTTCCCAGTGGATTTTCTCCATTTGTGGAATTTGTTGAAGAATCTCAGTTGTGGAGGTGGATTG GTCCTACTTACGATACAGAGAAGGATCTCAGTGCTCTATTCCAGTTGTGGCTTGACTCCAAGGATTTATTTTTCAAG ACAGAAAACGAAGAAATGACTTCTCCTACACCAAGAAT TTCAACTGATTACGTGGTGCGACCCAGCACTGGAGATGAAAGACAAGTGTTTCAAGTccag GAACAGCAGCGATACAATCAGCCCCATAAGGCCTTCACCTTTAGGATGCATGGCTTCGAATCTGTGGTGGGACCTGTTAAAGGGGTGTTCGACAAGGAGATGTCTCTCAACAAAGCCAGGGAGCACACGCTGCTCCGTTCAGACCGACCACCATATGTCACCATTCTTTCTCTCG tgCGAGATGCAGCAGCCAGATTACCCAATGGAGAAGGAACAAGGGCAGAGATCTGTGAACTGTTAAAAGACTCTCAGTTTCTTGCTCCAGATGTTACTAGTGCACAG GTGAATACGGTTGTTAGTGGTGCTCTGGATAGACTTCATTATGAAAAGGACCCCTGTGTGAAGTATGATATTGGTCGTAAACTCTGGATTTACCTTCACCGCAATCGCAGTCAGGAGGAGTTTG AGAGAATTCACCAGGctcaagctgctgcagcaaaagCAAGGAAAGCCCTACAGCAGAAACCAAAACCTGCCTCTAAGCCT AAGTCTGGAAGTAAAGATGGAGGCAGTAAAATCCCTGGATGTCTGGATCCAGGACAGGACGTAGGTTCTAATCCCATGTCACCAACTCCTACAACGCTAACGCCAAACACACCTGGAACTCCATTGTCACCTTTACCCTGTGGAGCGGCAACACCTACAAAGACTGGACTCCCAGACACAGTCAAAGCCAGCCCAGG GGTTCTTCTTGTGTCCTCTCCCTCATTGCCCCAGCTGGGAACCATCTTACCCACAAGTCAAGCAGCGCCACCAGCTTCACAGCCAGTCACATCTCAACACGCGGCTCGCATCGTGAGTCATCTGGCAGCCGGCTCCATCCCTCAGGTGCGAGTCGTTTCTGCTCAGGCTGGTCTGGGCTCCCCAGCAGGAAGTCAACCAGCAACACTGGTACATCAGACCCCTCACCAGATCAGGATGCCAGTCTCAGTGTCAGCCAAAGGCATTTCACAG gCAGTGGTATCTGTGCCTTTGAGGAGTCAAACTGGTAGTAGCCCAGTCCAGGTGCCGACCACCTTGTCTATGTCCACTGTAACTGTGGCCAAACCTCAGACTGGATCACCTGGTAGCCCAGCCAACAACCCTGCCTCCCCAACAGTGCTACAAGGAGTCACAAGCCCAAACATTAAACAG GTGTCCATCCCAGGACAACTTGGAATGAAGTCTCCTGGGGGAGCAGGAATTCCAATTACGGCTACAAACCTGCGTATTCAGGGTAAAGATGTCCTACGTCTTCCACCGTCCTCCATCACCACAGACGCTAAAGGCCAGACAGTGCTGAGGATCACCCCGGACATGATGGCGACCCTTACCAAATCCCCGGTTGCAACTGTCAAACTCACCCCTGAATTCCTGGGCAGTGCCACAGCAGGCAACAAGAGCATTTCAGCCACCCTCCATGTAACACCACCCCACCCTTCAGCTTCCTCAGCCTCTAGTGCTGCATCCACAGAAGTACAGACCACTAAGGTGGAGACAGGTCCCATTACCTCCACCTTATTGAAGGCTGCAGGAGACACAGCTATACGTCTGATGCCTACGTTGGCCGTCACTGTGGCTGACCAGAAGTCTAGGACTTTCTCCACTGTGACCTCTCCTGACAAGAGTGGTACCACCATTCGGATAATGCCAGGACTAGGTGTTATTCCGCAAAAACATGGTCAGACCATCAAAATGACAACAGCCACTGGCAGTAAGCCACTCGCATCGTCTACATGCGCTAATGTAGTGACAATGGCTGCCAGCGTTGTAGCGGGCACCAAGGGGATCACGGTGGCTCCGGGGGCCTCAGGCTCACCGCTGACGCTGGGAACAGCTACAGCCACGGTGCGTCATGTTCCTCCACCAGTGGTTACAACACAAACG GGGAAGTTACCCACTCGTATCACTGTTCCCCTCTCAGTTCTCAACCAACCACTGAAGAGCAAAAGTGTAGTGACCACACCAATTGTGAAAGGAAGTCTTAACACAAA TATCAGCAACCTGGGCAGAAACATCATCCTGACCACCATGCCTGCAGGGACGAAGCTGATTGCAGGGAACAAACCAGTCAGCTTTGTTACAGCACAACAgttccagcagcttcagcagcaagGACAGGCCACACAG GTCCGCATCCAAACAGTTccagcacagcagctccagcagcacataGCAACAAGCTCACCGAAGTCTGTTTCCACAGTGGTAGTCACAACAGCACCCTCACCCAAATGCTTGCCCGATCCCCCACCTCCGCCTCAACAATGA
- the nfrkb gene encoding nuclear factor related to kappa-B-binding protein isoform X2, protein MDALSHMLSDPLDLKEENDGQITEECMLGDCRVTLPEDLLEDPDLFFSVMSKTTWSEVLSDSQRQHLRQFLPQFPENSVAEQDATISDLFNNRNFHFGNPLHLAQKLFRDGYFNPEVVKYRQLCAKSQKKRQLYSLQQYYHRLLKQILVSRKELLEFAVQNGLDFPPKRKLPSKSHAEMREPRVKRRLSRILKEIKTECGDSNPSSDDDDLSSWTPAPQSPSSPTPTVSLRVLPSLSTQDMKTTEKIELGEQDLKAMLQNHRERRKRQPDLPELMTSDILIGDVLSRANIGRKGTMPLFDLSLPKKRMREERRKKKMRTIKMESEDPCDAVAPTDASSAPTMSIINSLPDTPSTPLPHIKEEIVEEPQSSPSTIEEIAVSFFSLLESILRAETFASTSVIEEKVQMWQCSPASSLNVWFSSASCWSDLVLQALQFLAGETKDGMMALPSGFSPFVEFVEESQLWRWIGPTYDTEKDLSALFQLWLDSKDLFFKTENEEMTSPTPRISTDYVVRPSTGDERQVFQVQEQQRYNQPHKAFTFRMHGFESVVGPVKGVFDKEMSLNKAREHTLLRSDRPPYVTILSLVRDAAARLPNGEGTRAEICELLKDSQFLAPDVTSAQVNTVVSGALDRLHYEKDPCVKYDIGRKLWIYLHRNRSQEEFERIHQAQAAAAKARKALQQKPKPASKPSGSKDGGSKIPGCLDPGQDVGSNPMSPTPTTLTPNTPGTPLSPLPCGAATPTKTGLPDTVKASPGVLLVSSPSLPQLGTILPTSQAAPPASQPVTSQHAARIVSHLAAGSIPQVRVVSAQAGLGSPAGSQPATLVHQTPHQIRMPVSVSAKGISQAVVSVPLRSQTGSSPVQVPTTLSMSTVTVAKPQTGSPGSPANNPASPTVLQGVTSPNIKQVSIPGQLGMKSPGGAGIPITATNLRIQGKDVLRLPPSSITTDAKGQTVLRITPDMMATLTKSPVATVKLTPEFLGSATAGNKSISATLHVTPPHPSASSASSAASTEVQTTKVETGPITSTLLKAAGDTAIRLMPTLAVTVADQKSRTFSTVTSPDKSGTTIRIMPGLGVIPQKHGQTIKMTTATGSKPLASSTCANVVTMAASVVAGTKGITVAPGASGSPLTLGTATATVRHVPPPVVTTQTGKLPTRITVPLSVLNQPLKSKSVVTTPIVKGSLNTNISNLGRNIILTTMPAGTKLIAGNKPVSFVTAQQFQQLQQQGQATQVRIQTVPAQQLQQHIATSSPKSVSTVVVTTAPSPKCLPDPPPPPQQ, encoded by the exons ATGGACGCCCTCTCTCATATGCTGTCAGACCCTCTTGATCTTAAAGAAGAAAAcgatggtcagataacagaagAATGCATGTTGGGAGACTGTAGAGTAACCCTTCCAGAGGATCTACTTGAGGAC CCGGACCTTTTCTTCTCTGTAATGAGCAAAACTACCTGGAGTGAAGTACTGTCAGACTCCCAGAGGCAGCACCTTCGTCAGTTTTTGCCACAGTTTCCTGAGAATAGTGTTGCAGAACAAGACGCCACCATCAGTGATCTGTTCAACAACAGAAACTTTCACTTTGGAAACCCTCTTCATCTTGCTCAAAAACTTTTCAGAG ATGGCTACTTCAATCCTGAGGTGGTCAAGTACAGACAACTGTGTGCAAAATCCCAAAAAAAGCGACAGTTATACTCCCTTCAACAGTATTATCACAGACTATTAAAGCAGATCCTCGTTTCCAGAAAG GAGCTTTTGGAGTTTGCAGTTCAAAATGGCCTTGACTTTCCACCTAAAAGAAAGTTGCCAAGCAAGAGTCACGCTGAAATGCGGGAGCCAAGGGTGAAAAGACGGTTGAGCCGCATTTTAAAGGAGATAAAAACGGAGTGTGGAGACAGCAATCCCTCATCTGATGATGATG ACCTCTCTTCATGGACACCAGCACCGCAATCACCTTCTTCTCCGACACCCACTGTCTCACTCAGAGTTCTTCCCAGCCTCTCGACTCAGGACATGAAGACTACTG AGAAAATTGAACTTGGTGAACAGGACTTGAAAGCCATGCTGCAAAATCATCgtgagaggaggaagcggcAGCCT GACCTTCCAGAGTTGATGACCTCTGATATCCTTATTGGAGACGTATTGTCAAGAGCAAATATTGGTCGAAAGGGCACTATGC CACTCTTTGATCTGTCTCTGCCTAAGAAGAGgatgagagaagagagaaggaagaagaaaatgaGGACAATAAAGATGGAGTCTGAAGATCCCTGTGATGCTGTTGCGCCTACGGATGCTTCATCAGCTCCAACAATGAGCATCATTAACTCCTTGCCAGATACACCTTCTACTCCTTTACCCCACATCAAGGAAGA AATTGTGGAGGAGCCTCAGAGCAGCCCGTCTACAATTGAGGAAATAGCGGTCAGCTTTTTCAGCTTGTTGGAAAGCATTTTAAGAGCAGAAACCTTTGCCAGTACTTCTGTG ATAGAGGAGAAAGTTCAAATGTGGCAGTGTTCTCCTGCCAGCTCCCTCAACGTTTGGTTTTCATCAGCATCATGTTGGTCTGACTTGGTTCTTCAAGCTCTGCAGTTTCTTGCAGGAGAGACTAAAG ATGGCATGATGGCACTTCCCAGTGGATTTTCTCCATTTGTGGAATTTGTTGAAGAATCTCAGTTGTGGAGGTGGATTG GTCCTACTTACGATACAGAGAAGGATCTCAGTGCTCTATTCCAGTTGTGGCTTGACTCCAAGGATTTATTTTTCAAG ACAGAAAACGAAGAAATGACTTCTCCTACACCAAGAAT TTCAACTGATTACGTGGTGCGACCCAGCACTGGAGATGAAAGACAAGTGTTTCAAGTccag GAACAGCAGCGATACAATCAGCCCCATAAGGCCTTCACCTTTAGGATGCATGGCTTCGAATCTGTGGTGGGACCTGTTAAAGGGGTGTTCGACAAGGAGATGTCTCTCAACAAAGCCAGGGAGCACACGCTGCTCCGTTCAGACCGACCACCATATGTCACCATTCTTTCTCTCG tgCGAGATGCAGCAGCCAGATTACCCAATGGAGAAGGAACAAGGGCAGAGATCTGTGAACTGTTAAAAGACTCTCAGTTTCTTGCTCCAGATGTTACTAGTGCACAG GTGAATACGGTTGTTAGTGGTGCTCTGGATAGACTTCATTATGAAAAGGACCCCTGTGTGAAGTATGATATTGGTCGTAAACTCTGGATTTACCTTCACCGCAATCGCAGTCAGGAGGAGTTTG AGAGAATTCACCAGGctcaagctgctgcagcaaaagCAAGGAAAGCCCTACAGCAGAAACCAAAACCTGCCTCTAAGCCT TCTGGAAGTAAAGATGGAGGCAGTAAAATCCCTGGATGTCTGGATCCAGGACAGGACGTAGGTTCTAATCCCATGTCACCAACTCCTACAACGCTAACGCCAAACACACCTGGAACTCCATTGTCACCTTTACCCTGTGGAGCGGCAACACCTACAAAGACTGGACTCCCAGACACAGTCAAAGCCAGCCCAGG GGTTCTTCTTGTGTCCTCTCCCTCATTGCCCCAGCTGGGAACCATCTTACCCACAAGTCAAGCAGCGCCACCAGCTTCACAGCCAGTCACATCTCAACACGCGGCTCGCATCGTGAGTCATCTGGCAGCCGGCTCCATCCCTCAGGTGCGAGTCGTTTCTGCTCAGGCTGGTCTGGGCTCCCCAGCAGGAAGTCAACCAGCAACACTGGTACATCAGACCCCTCACCAGATCAGGATGCCAGTCTCAGTGTCAGCCAAAGGCATTTCACAG gCAGTGGTATCTGTGCCTTTGAGGAGTCAAACTGGTAGTAGCCCAGTCCAGGTGCCGACCACCTTGTCTATGTCCACTGTAACTGTGGCCAAACCTCAGACTGGATCACCTGGTAGCCCAGCCAACAACCCTGCCTCCCCAACAGTGCTACAAGGAGTCACAAGCCCAAACATTAAACAG GTGTCCATCCCAGGACAACTTGGAATGAAGTCTCCTGGGGGAGCAGGAATTCCAATTACGGCTACAAACCTGCGTATTCAGGGTAAAGATGTCCTACGTCTTCCACCGTCCTCCATCACCACAGACGCTAAAGGCCAGACAGTGCTGAGGATCACCCCGGACATGATGGCGACCCTTACCAAATCCCCGGTTGCAACTGTCAAACTCACCCCTGAATTCCTGGGCAGTGCCACAGCAGGCAACAAGAGCATTTCAGCCACCCTCCATGTAACACCACCCCACCCTTCAGCTTCCTCAGCCTCTAGTGCTGCATCCACAGAAGTACAGACCACTAAGGTGGAGACAGGTCCCATTACCTCCACCTTATTGAAGGCTGCAGGAGACACAGCTATACGTCTGATGCCTACGTTGGCCGTCACTGTGGCTGACCAGAAGTCTAGGACTTTCTCCACTGTGACCTCTCCTGACAAGAGTGGTACCACCATTCGGATAATGCCAGGACTAGGTGTTATTCCGCAAAAACATGGTCAGACCATCAAAATGACAACAGCCACTGGCAGTAAGCCACTCGCATCGTCTACATGCGCTAATGTAGTGACAATGGCTGCCAGCGTTGTAGCGGGCACCAAGGGGATCACGGTGGCTCCGGGGGCCTCAGGCTCACCGCTGACGCTGGGAACAGCTACAGCCACGGTGCGTCATGTTCCTCCACCAGTGGTTACAACACAAACG GGGAAGTTACCCACTCGTATCACTGTTCCCCTCTCAGTTCTCAACCAACCACTGAAGAGCAAAAGTGTAGTGACCACACCAATTGTGAAAGGAAGTCTTAACACAAA TATCAGCAACCTGGGCAGAAACATCATCCTGACCACCATGCCTGCAGGGACGAAGCTGATTGCAGGGAACAAACCAGTCAGCTTTGTTACAGCACAACAgttccagcagcttcagcagcaagGACAGGCCACACAG GTCCGCATCCAAACAGTTccagcacagcagctccagcagcacataGCAACAAGCTCACCGAAGTCTGTTTCCACAGTGGTAGTCACAACAGCACCCTCACCCAAATGCTTGCCCGATCCCCCACCTCCGCCTCAACAATGA
- the tmem45b gene encoding transmembrane protein 45B: MANFGGHAIPGSFFLFYGFWLTVKCTLQHMWRTSQPKGRHNMPPFFTKMEYFEGGLQIFASFVGIMVEQFVVDGPHAHLYNRESHSWVKLMNWQHATMYLFFGFCGVALIASARSKTLPAGLDRLAISLALFVEGFLFHYHVHSRPPLDAHIHTLLLVPVFAGSACFMLEAFLRDNVILELLGACLFVLQGSWFYQIGFVLYPLSGPEWELDQHDNLMFVTMCFCWHLAVDLLLVTCTAATVCYAVKRFSASGQDIEIGMRNAPSKSNSQRALLEESDEE; this comes from the exons ATGGCCAACTTTGGAGGACATGCCATTCCTGGCTCCTTTTTCCTGTTCTATGGCTTCTGGCTGACAGTGAAGTGCACCCTCCAGCACATGTGGAGGACATCTCAGCCCAAAGGGCGACACAACATGCCTCCTTTCTTCACAAAAATGGAGTACTTTGAAGGAGGACTTCAAATCTTCGCCTCATTTGTGG GTATCATGGTGGAGCAGTTCGTGGTGGACGGCCCGCACGCCCATCTCTACAACAGGGAGAGCCATTCGTGGGTCAAGCTGATGAACTGGCAGCATGCCACGATGTACCTGTTCTTCGGGTTCTGTGGAGTAGCGCTGATCGCCAGCGCGAGATCCAAAACGCTGCCAGCCGGGCTGGACCGCCTCGCCATCTCCTTGGCCCTGTTTGTGGAAG GGTTCCTGTTCCACTACCACGTGCACAGCCGCCCCCCGCTGGATGCCCACatccacacgctgctgctggtgccggtgTTTGCCGGCTCAGCCTGCTTCATGTTGGAGGCGTTCCTAAGGGACAACGtcatcctggagctgctgggagcctGTCTGTTCGTCCTGCAGGGCTCCTGGTTCTACCAG ATTGGATTTGTACTCTATCCTTTAAGTGGCCCAGAATGGGAACTGGATCAACATGACAACCTCATGTTCGTCACGATGTGCTTCTGCTGGCATTTGGCCGTGGACCTGCTCTTAGTCACCTGCACTGCTGCTACGGTTTGTTA CGCTGTGAAGCGATTTTCAGCAAGTGGACAGGACATAGAGATTGGAATGCGAAATGCACCGTCCAAATCAAACTCCCAGAGAGCCCTGCTTGAAGAATCTGATGAAGAGTGA
- the gng8 gene encoding guanine nucleotide-binding protein G(I)/G(S)/G(O) subunit gamma-8 produces MSNNMAKIADARKTVEQLKLEVNIERMMVSKAAAELMAYCESHAKEDPLVTPVPSSENPFREKKLFCVVL; encoded by the exons ATGTCGAACAACATGGCCAAGATCGCCGACGCTCGAAAGACAGTAGAACAGCTGAAACTGGAGGTGAACATAGAGAGGATGATG GTGTCCAAGGCAGCCGCTGAACTCATGGCTTACTGTGAATCTCACGCCAAGGAGGACCCGCTGGTCACCCCAGTTCCCTCCTCCGAGAATCCGTTTCGAGAGAAGAAGTTGTTCTGTGTCGTGCTTTAA